Proteins encoded in a region of the Rutidosis leptorrhynchoides isolate AG116_Rl617_1_P2 chromosome 9, CSIRO_AGI_Rlap_v1, whole genome shotgun sequence genome:
- the LOC139868479 gene encoding UDP-glycosyltransferase 73E1-like, whose amino-acid sequence MASFPKDLHFILFPLMQQGHMIPMIDIARILAQYATVTIITTPVNAKRFKSVTDRAIEAKLNIQVIELQLPLAEVGLPDGCENFDMLPSAHLFVKMYAAMDMLEKPAENVLRGLNPSPSCIISDNQFPWTNDVAKRLNIPRLVFHGPGCFTYLCLHIMMNTNILNQIESDSDYFVVPGISDRIELTKAQAGSWGKSETKEMVDFFTRMKVAEEAANGIVVNSFEELEVNYVGELAKAKDKKVWCIGPVSLHNRSIQDMAERGNKAGIDEHDCLKWLDMKDQRSVIFVCLGSMSSFSHEQIIELGEGLELSNVPFIWCIRSSTEETKRWLIGYEERVKDRGLIVHGWAPQVLILSHKAVGGFMTHCGWNSTLEGVSARLPMVTCPQFADQFLTEKFIIDVLKIGVSVGCKEVPNAFGEEDKFGVSAKKESVKMAVERIVDKEEEGEGRRMRAKELGELAKSAMEKGGSSHLNTMSMIQDIIEQLA is encoded by the coding sequence ATGGCTTCCTTCCCCAAAGACCTTCACTTCATTTTATTTCCATTAATGCAACAAGGCCATATGATACCAATGATCGACATTGCTCGAATACTAGCCCAATACGCGACCGTTACAATAATCACAACTCCTGTTAACGCCAAACGTTTTAAATCAGTCACTGATCGTGCAATCGAAGCCAAGCTCAACATCCAAGTCATTGAACTCCAACTTCCATTAGCCGAAGTTGGTTTACCAGATGGGTGTGAAAATTTCGACATGCTTCCATCGGCTCATCTTTTTGTTAAAATGTACGCCGCAATGGACATGTTAGAAAAACCGGCAGAAAATGTTCTACGTGGACTAAATCCGTCTCCAAGTTGCATCATTTCAGATAATCAGTTTCCATGGACAAATGATGTAGCAAAAAGGTTAAATATTCCTAGGCTTGTTTTTCATGGGCCCGGGTGCTTCACATATTTGTGTTTACACATAATGATGAATACTAATATTCTGAATCAAATCGAATCCGATTCGGATTACTTTGTGGTGCCCGGGATTTCGGACCGGATTGAGCTCACGAAAGCACAAGCCGGGAGTTGGGGGAAGAGTGAGACTAAGGAAATGGTGGATTTTTTTACTCGAATGAAAGTAGCCGAAGAAGCTGCGAATGGGATCGTGGTTAATAGTTTTGAAGAGTTGGAGGTTAACTATGTTGGAGAACTTGCAAAGGCGAAAGATAAAAAAGTATGGTGTATTGGGCCGGTTTCACTGCATAACCGAAGTATTCAAGATATGGCCGAGAGAGGAAACAAGGCTGGAATCGACGAACACGATTGCTTAAAATGGTTGGATATGAAAGATCAACGTTCCGTTATCTTTGTTTGCTTAGGAAGTATGTCAAGTTTTAGTCATGAGCAAATAATCGAGCTCGGAGAGGGATTGGAGTTATCGAATGTGCCGTTTATTTGGTGTATAAGATCCTCAACCGAGGAAACGAAGAGATGGTTAATAGGATATGAGGAAAGGGTAAAAGATAGAGGCTTAATTGTTCATGGTTGGGCACCACAAGTGTTGATTTTGTCTCATAAAGCCGTTGGTGGCTTTATGACTCATTGTGGATGGAACTCGACTCTTGAAGGTGTTTCAGCCAGGCTTCCGATGGTTACGTGTCCTCAATTTGCAGATCAATTTTTAACTGAAAAATTTATTATCGACGTACTAAAGATTGGAGTGAGCGTAGGGTGTAAGGAGGTTCCGAATGCATTTGGGGAGGAAGATAAGTTTGGAGTATCGGCAAAGAAGGAAAGCGTAAAGATGGCAGTTGAAAGGATCGTGGATAAAGAAGAGGAAGGAGAAGGAAGACGAATGAGAGCTAAAGAGCTCGGGGAATTGGCGAAGAGTGCGATGGAGAAAGGGGGTTCGTCTCATCTCAACACCATGTCGATGATTCAAGATATTATCGAGCAACTTGCGTAA
- the LOC139866898 gene encoding UDP-glycosyltransferase 73C4-like, whose protein sequence is MASESTNQLHFLLIPLLAPGHIIPMIDMAKLLAQRPNVLVTIVTTPVNAVRYAPSLQQHINSGLPVHFLELPFSGVENGLPEGCESADALPGLHLFPNFSTAVDMLQQRLEERFESLKPRPKCIISDKYILWTHDTAAKYRIPRIIFDGMSCFKQLSTYHLYEYKALKDLNDSDMLVLPGLPDRIEITKGQLPPEFNPSGMSSGVQLERVREIESRTYGQMRENEPRTYGMVINSFEELEQEYVKEYKKIKGGNVWCLGPLSLSNNNDLGKSLRGNSGSMDEKKFVNWLDSKESRSVVYECFGSSSQVNPPQLIELGLALEASNFPFIWVVRAGEKANEFEKWIQETGFEERVKDRGLVVRDWVPQVVILSHSSVGAFLTHCGWNSILEGVSAGVPMITWPQFAEQFLNEKVVVDVLRIGESVGAPRVVHWGQEEKFGVTVKSDQVKKAIEKVMDKGDEGNERRKKAKALGMEAKKATQEGGSSYNNLTLLIKDIMDLNP, encoded by the coding sequence ATGGCTTCTGAATCTACAAACCAACTTCATTTTCTTTTAATCCCCTTGTTAGCTCCTGGCCACATCATCCCCATGATAGATATGGCCAAACTACTTGCACAAAGACCAAATGTGTTAGTCACTATTGTAACCACACCCGTTAACGCGGTTCGATACGCTCCATCTCTCCAACAACATATTAACTCCGGGCTCCCGGTTCATTTTCTCGAACTCCCGTTCTCAGGCGTCGAAAATGGACTACCTGAAGGATGTGAAAGTGCAGATGCTTTACCCGGGTTACATTTATTCCCAAACTTTTCAACTGCAGTTGATATGTTACAACAAAGATTAGAAGAACGTTTCGAGTCGCTAAAGCCTCGACCAAAATGTATTATTTCTGATAAATATATTCTGTGGACGCATGATACAGCTGCTAAGTATCGAATACCAAGGATAATTTTCGATGGAATGAGCTGTTTTAAACAGTTAAgtacttatcatttgtatgaaTATAAGGCGTTGAAAGATTTAAACGATTCGGACATGCTTGTTCTACCTGGTTTACCTGATAGAATTGAGATAACTAAAGGTCAACTGCCACCTGAGTTCAATCCTAGTGGAATGAGCTCGGGTGTGCAACTCGAACGGGTCAGAGAAATCGAATCAAGAACTTATGGACAAATGAGGGAAAACGAGCCGAGAACTTATGGTATGGTGATTAATAGTTTTGAGGAGTTAGAGCAAGAATATGTTAAGGAATATAAGAAGATAAAAGGAGGTAATGTTTGGTGTTTAGGTCCATTGTCGTTGTCTAATAATAACGATTTAGGTAAGTCGTTAAGAGGAAATAGCGGCTCAATGGACGAGAAAAAGTTTGTGAATTGGCTTGATTCGAAAGAATCAAGATCCGTTGTGTACGAGTGTTTTGGTAGTAGTAGTCAAGTCAACCCTCCACAACTAATCGAGCTCGGTTTAGCCCTAGAAGCGTCGAATTTCCCATTCATATGGGTGGTTCGAGCCGGTGAGAAAGCTAATGAGTTTGAGAAATGGATACAAGAAACGGGGTTTGAAGAACGAGTAAAAGACAGAGGACTAGTAGTTCGAGATTGGGTCCCACAAGTTGTGATATTGTCACATTCTTCGGTGGGAGCGTTTTTGACACATTGTGGTTGGAACTCGATCTTGGAAGGCGTTTCGGCTGGTGTTCCAATGATAACATGGCCGCAATTTGCGGAGCAGTTTTTGAACGAGAAAGTTGTGGTGGACGTGTTGCGAATAGGCGAAAGTGTTGGGGCCCCACGTGTGGTTCATTGGGGTCAAGAAGAAAAGTTTGGGGTGACTGTGAAGAGTGATCAAGTGAAGAAGGCTATAGAGAAAGTAATGGATAAAGGGGATGAAGGAAATGAGAGAAGAAAGAAAGCAAAAGCACTTGGGATGGAAGCTAAGAAAGCTACACAAGAAGGAGGGTCTTCTTATAATAACTTAACATTACTCATAAAAGATATAATGGACCTAAATCCTTAA